The genomic stretch AGAACCGAAGTAGCTGGAGGTAgcagggccgccgccgccgccgctgcacggCTGACGATACGCCATGGCTGCTGGGAGgaggacgtcggcggcggcgaacGAGCTGCGGGACGACAGCGCCATGTGCATGGGCCGCCAACCGGGGGGCCAGCTGCGAGTAACTGTAGTCAGATGCGCGCCGAAGCGCTCGCTTTTATAGCACGGGCGACGGGCGATGAGCGAGCTGAGATTCTCAGACGCCGTCGTCGTTGGATTTTGGTTGCgtgggcgcgcgcgcgcgcgcggggcaGGGGGCGCGACGGCGACATGGCGCGCGGGCGTGGGCTTCGCACCGGCCTTCCTGGGCACGCGGGAGAAGTTTCGGCGCGGGCGGGGGGGTGGAGGCGTGGAGCCAACAGCCGCCCCGTTGGGAATCGTTGATTTGTTGCCGTCGCGCTCGCGCTCGCGGTCGCTGCCTGCCAATTTGGGGAACCGTACGCAACGTGCGTGCGTAGCGGGTGAAAGGGAGCGGGAGGAGCCTTTACCTGACTAGGCGTAGTAGAACGTTATTACGTCGCGTtcgaaaattattacaaacagtACCACATGCATATAGTATTTATCCTGTAATAATGTAGAAGGCGGCTAGACTGTTTTTTTGACATTGAAGGAACGGCATGTAATcacctaggtcttgtttagatttttttttattttgacattatagcattttcgtttttatttgacaaatattgtccaataggCTTAAAAGTTTCGTTtcgtgatttatagacaaactgtgtaattagtatttatttttatctacatttaatgctttattcatatgccgcaagatttgatgtaacgaaaaattttatttttattttttgttttttaggtgaactaaacaatgtcACCCTACTCTGCGCACCAGTTCACTCAAGAGCAATGGAAACATTATTTCCTGATTTTGTGTCGTGTTTGGTTCCGAGGATGTTCCGAGATACGAAGAGGTGGACTTTCTTTTGGTGCTTGATTAAGAGACGTATGTTTGGCCCAAAGACATCAAAAATGAAATTAGCCGGGCCCATtagttagtttattttttatttttttcttcacCCTCTCCATATCTCCTTCATCCGCAACCGCCGCACAACCACCGAGCTTCGCATGCTCGCCCTCCCCTCGCGTGGCCTGAGGTGGCCGGCGGCCGTGATCGGAGCCCTCACCTATGATATGACCCTGTTCGTGATCAACACAGCTCCTCTTCTTTCGTTTCTTTCTCACCAGTGAGCCGCACATCCCACCTAGGGGTGTCCACATTCTTGAAATTTTTAGGGACAGAGTGAACCTGTGTATCTCATAGAAATATTTTCATGTGGAACATTCTCACACCCAGTAGCCCTCCAAACCAAACATCTCTCATTCTAGAGCCATCTCATCCCATCCCACCTCTTCCCTACAACATGAACGTTGTCTTGCATCATCTCTACGTGGCTACGGACACGAGCGCAAATGGAAGGATTTGCTGAGCATGACGGTTTAAGAAGTGGCACTGTGTCGCTTGGCAGCATGAGGAGGCCCTACCAGCAATGATGTGGGGGACGTGAGAAGGTTCAAGAAGTGGTGACATAGAAGGAAGTGGTAACACAAAGAGGCACACTAGTAGCAGAGAAACATACCTAGTGTTAAGTCGCTGAATGCTCGAAGATAGATGGGGCTAAGTGGGGgttatagacccctatacccttacggcaggacttgggccaggaggtttgACCCATTACGAGACAGTCCGAGGCTTAATCCAACTGCTCGAAGTTTCACGCaaagaaacaagacgtggagatcaagccagattctagtcggttagaatagaaattgatatccTATTatttatggcaattgtaaccgactatgaTTGTTTTCAGATCTGTAACCcagccctctggactatataaggagaggcaagggacccctagataattcatctcaactcaacacaatacaATCAGATAcaggatgtaggtattacgcccgcACGGTGgccaaacctggataaaaaccttgtctgtgtcttgcgtcaccatcgagttcgtagcttgtctgccgataaactactaccatgggtataccccaaggtagactgccgactagctttcatcgacagtggcgcgccaggtagggggtgtgcgtacagctcttcaGACGAaccagatggccatcatccccgacttcgcggccatagcgggcgacttcacgttcatcgacggcttcaacagcttcaccaccaCGACCGCGAAGGAGGCGTAGATTCGATCTGTGccgatcacttcttcaccgacgtcggcttcggctccaaccacgctggctacggttttgaccacaccagcaacgtctccgaccacgccgactcgccatttctctgctacaaagggaggcagatcgacgacaccgacctgctcgggatATCAatcaagttgtttggcctacttgctctgaccacgagtcgtAATAATAATCGcccgaagaacggcgctacgacaactgCGACCACTGTCATGACAacaagtcaaaaagctcgagggccagacaattttattaccaccgactagactttcgtacaaagataagtacacttctaatattttatttatttttgacataatattttttattattatccttcaaaacaacttcGTGGTTagtcgactagttttttctcctacacgattTTTCCAGAGTCGGCATTGTCTACGACTCCTCCCTACAAGTGCATGAGATCCGCTCTctacgttccgggtggtcggcagtagctctgtggcgaggctgacaatcctacgcgtgtctaggttgcgcacctcatgctgattgttggctagaccagagctggtacaagctctagaatgaattaactactcgtgctaattttataacaaaaaatctaaaacttatctcagtgttgattttttatctagaatttatttatacatcatgtactacctattcttcatatttattttttaggagtttggtccagtcaacaagctacgttcggggactcgtcgactattccctacgctgtgctcaGAGACTGCTCCGACCtgcgagcacgtttacgttcccaaccacgctcggggacttgtcgactagtctctatgctgtgctcgaaaactgtgctgaccaccgagcacgtttacgttcccaaccacgctcggagacTTGGCCACCAGttcctacgccgtgctcggggactgtgccgaccatcgagcacgtttacgttcctaaCTATGCTcgtggactggtcgaccagtctctatgccgtgctcggggactgtgctgaccaccgagcacgattACGTTTCcaaccgtgctcggggactcatcaatcactccctgCGCTGTGCTCGGAACTTGCTTCGATTACTCTCCAACCACAGCTTGGGGATTGCTtttctcagttacatatgaattgtactggataattttaattttttagaccatgCTACAagactcatacttcgccttccagcaagctcgggagctacatcggtacgatgcatctggcgatgtatttcagtatcagattttctatgtggttttttctctttagaccctggcaccacgtgcctacgtcacctactaccaggcttggGGACTAAGTGgctacacttcaccttgcggtgaatatgcttgcttttttgaggtctatacttttcagaaaagtaaagtggacacacttcatcaggaaagaaatcttttttgattaagagcaccatgcattcttcgaacaacctgcttcttcgatgtcgatgttgatcaactgtcttttgagttggttaaaataccgttgcaactattTGGACGACTTTCGTGCTTATCGAAGACGTCAAgcttcactggtcgaagaagctcaagacggcatgttacatcacaatacatggtgctcggggactagctgtgggggtataaacccctataccctcatgggctgaCATGGGCCGCAAGGCTactagatattgtaccaaataggatactttgcttgtaactctatcCCTTTAGGATATGTAAGGAGGGGTAGAGGTCCCCTAGAGGATAGGTCATAcacatctcaactcaacacaatccaatacaatcagacgcaggacgtaggtactaCGCCCACACGGCAGCCGAACCtcgataaaatccttgtctgtgtcttgcgtcaccatcgagttcgtagcttgcgcacctgtctgccgataaactactaccgtgggtataccccaaggtagactaccgactagctttcatcggcaCTAAGCGACTGGTAGGGCACACTACTCCAATGAACCCTCCTTAGGGGGGAGTCCCCTATGGGCCAACCTTGCTAGTGCCTAGTCTTTTTTCCTCATCAATCTCAAGTCAAGGTGTGTTTGGAACTTATCCACAAACTCTACTCTATAAACTCTACTGTGGAGGAGCTTCATGAAAAAATGTGGAGTTTGCAGAGCACCCCTTTAGGTGCTCCAACTTTATTCTTTTTCTGGAGAGTTAAGTGGAGCTGAACTTGCTCATCTAAGAGACATGGAGCGAAGCTAAAAAAACGTGAAGTGGTTAGTCTCAAATACCCCTTACTTAGAAAGAAGGATTTAGAGTTGAGGTACAAAGTTGTTGAAGAGTTTTTTTAATCTAGCTAAAAAGATTAGGATTAAGAGTGGGTTTTAGAAACCTTAAAGATGCTTTTAAGAAAACTGTTATGGACGACCAATTCGTGTGACCAAACATAAATTAGGATGATCCATCTTTATATCAATGACATGCTTATTTTATCCTACTTCGTTCTCAAATTCatagttgggccttgtttagtttgtcccaaaattcaaactttttaacattcctcgtcacattgaatcttaagacacatgcatagagcattaaaatagataaaaaataattaattgcacaatttgtctataatttgcaagaccaatcttttgagactagttagtttatggttgtacaataattaccaaatataaacgaaagtgctacagtattaaAATCTAAAAAGAACATTTTGATCTAgggttttattctttttttgcaaaatggacactgtagcattttcgtttgtatttaacaaatattgttcaatcatgaattaactagggtcaaaagattcgtctcgcaaattaaagATAAATTGcgaaattaattattatttttatttatatttaatgtttaataTATGTGGCGCAAgattcgggccttgtttagttcaccccgaaatccaaaaagttttcaagattccctgtcacatctaatcttgcggcatatgcataaagcattaaatatagacgaaaacaaaaactaattacacagtttgtatgtaaatcacgagacgaatcttttgatcctagttagttcatgattagataatatttgtcaaataaaaacgaaagtgctacggtagcgaaatttgaatttttttcggaactaaacaaggcctcgatgTGACGattaatatgaaaaattttgcaaaatttgttaGAACTAACAAGGCCTAGCCATGGTTGACGTGCCCCGGCGCAGAGAGGAATGGAGAGTCCACGTGGCGCTGGTGCCTGCCTGCCCAGCTGGAACCCGGTCAGCTGTTGCGGCGGCCACCAACATGGAAACACCTGCCATTTGCCC from Sorghum bicolor cultivar BTx623 chromosome 3, Sorghum_bicolor_NCBIv3, whole genome shotgun sequence encodes the following:
- the LOC8059180 gene encoding uncharacterized protein LOC8059180 — encoded protein: MCGSLVRKKRKKRSCVDHEQGHIIGEGSDHGRRPPQATRGEGEHAKLGGCAAVADEGDMERSGKGSSRSLSPATHARCVRFPKLAGSDRERERDGNKSTIPNGAAVGSTPPPPRPRRNFSRVPRKAGAKPTPARHVAVAPPAPRARARPRNQNPTTTASENLSSLIARRPCYKSERFGAHLTTVTRSWPPGWRPMHMALSSRSSFAAADVLLPAAMAYRQPCSGGGGGPATSSYFGSRPAAPFFPFGTAAQLDVFECLSDEGGAVPAPPAAVPGAFATPPPPLPLMPAERVVPDAAAGYSSHARSAAAAAAGEGPPRRTDRIAFRVRSDDEEVLDDGYKWRKYGKKSVKNSPNPRNYYRCSTEGCSVKKRVERDKDDQRYVVTMYEGVHNHVSPGTIYYATQDAASGRFFVAGMHQPGH